The genomic segment TGCGCAGCTCACATCCGCGGGAACCACAGCGACGTGGCAAGCCCGAATCGGGGAATTCACGATCGAGGGGATGAGTCAGCGGTCGGCATGGGACGGCGCCGCGCTGGCCGAGGCAGCCGCGCAGACCTTCGACTGGCCTGATGCATTGCAGGCGTGCCGCGAACACGCCGGTCATGTTCGACTCGTGACCCGCGCTCCGGCGGGCGCTTCGCGAACCGAACTGGTAGCGGTACACCGTCTGGCTCACGCGGCTATCGCCGAGTTCGCTCCGGTCTGTGGGGTGTTGTGGGAGGGGGCGCGGCTGTTGCGACCGGTCGCAAGAGGGACTGCGCAAGGGGCAAGCCGCGAGGACACCGTGCGGCACATGCCCAGGGGCCAGGAGTCGGCGCGAGAGGCCGTACACGATGCCATGGAGACCTGCATCAACTTTCGCGTGACGCCGCTAGAGGGCAGCGAGCCGCAGGCCGTCGCTTCCGACACCGTCGGCCTGCACGCCTTCGGCCTGCCGGACCTCGAGATCGTCACGCCGGGTGAGCCGGATGAGCGCATCGCACGGGTGCTCTATCACCTCGCGGAGGAGTTTTTTGCTCGCGGTTGTGACTGGCAGGACGGTGACGAGCGCACGATCGGTTCGTACGGCCGATGGCGGTGTGAACGAAGGCGGAGCACGCTTGCTCCGGGGCGAGAGATTCTGGCGCTAAGTCCGAAGGAATGCTGACTGGGCCTGCTCGGACTCGAACCGAGAACCCGGAGATTATGAGTCCCCTGCTCTAACCATTGAGCTACAGGCCCGACCGCGCTACGGCTTGGTCCGCGGCGACCCGGCGGATGATAAGGGCTGGTCAGCCCGCGGACCAAACAGGAAAGCAGAACTCTCCTGCTGTAACAGTTTCGTAAGCCCGCCCGGTGTTCGGGCATAGGCTGACAGGGGCCGCGCCGACGGATCGTCGTAGTTGGGATACGATGCACTCCCTGCCGAGTAATTAAACGGCAACGCGACATTCCCCAACAGGAGGCAGGCGTGACCCAACTGGACATCAAGCACATCGGACCCATGATCAAGGCGGCCAGCGAACCCTTCGCACGGCTGCGCGCGGCCATGCATCAGGTGATCGTCGGGCAGGAATCGCTGATCGACCATCTCCTGGTCGGGCTGCTCGCCAACGGCCACATGCTGCTCGAAGGCGTGCCCGGCTTGGCGAAGACGCTCTCGGTGACATGCCTCGCGCGGGGCATCCAGACGGGATTTTCGCGTATTCAATTCACGCCCGATCTGCTCCCGGCTGACGTGATCGGTACGCTGATTTACCAGCCGCAGCAGGGGACGTTTACGGTCAAGAAGGGGCCGATCTTCTCGAACATCATCCTCGCGGATGAGATCAATCGCGCGCCCGCAAAGGTGCAAAGCGCGCTGCTGGAGGCAATGCAGGAGCGTCAGGTCACAATCGGAGACGAGACGTTCGCGTTGCCGGAGCCGTTTCTCGTGCTGGCGACGCAGAATCCGATCGAACAGGAAGGGACCTACCCGCTGCCCGAGGCGCAGGTCGACCGGTTCATGTTCAAGGTGACGGTGACGTATCCCAGTCGCGAACAGGAGCGGCAGATTCTGGATCGCATGGCGACAACCTCGCCGGACTGGTCGATCGAGCCGGTCATGCAGCCGGGTGACATCATCAAGGCGCGCCAGGCGGTGGACGAAATTTACATTGATGACAAAATCAAGGATTACGTGGTGAGCCTCGTGATCGCGACGCGCGATCCCTCGTCGTATGGGTTGAACATCAAGCACCTGATCCAATACGGTGCATCGCCGCGCGCGACGATCATGCTGACGCTGGGGGCCAAGGCGCGGGCGTTCCTGGCGGGGCGGGGCTTCGTCACGCCGCAGGATGTGAAAGACGTCGCTCCGGGAATCCTCCGCCATCGCGTCATCATTACGTATGAAGCGGAGGCGGAAGAGATGACCAGCGACGCGATCATCAAGCAGATCCTGGATCACGTTCCTGTTCCATGACGCCCAACGAACTATTGAAGAAGATCCGCCGGATTCACATCCGGACGATGCACATGGCCGACGACGTGTTCGCCGGGCAGTACCACAGCGCCTTCAAGGGTCAGGGCATGGAGTTCGAGGAGGTGCGCGAATACCAGCCCGGCGACGAGATACGAAGCATCGACTGGAACGTCACGGCGCGGCAGGGGCGACCCTTCATCAAGCGGTTTCGTGAAGAACGCGAGCTGACGGTGATGCTGCTGGTCGATGTGAGCGCATCGCAGGAGTTCGGCAGCCGCGATCAGCTTAAGCGTGAACTGGCGGCGGAGATCGGGGCAACGCTGGCGTTCAGCGCGATCAAGAACAACGACAAAGTCGGGCTGATTGGTTTTTCGGATCGCATCGAGCGTTACATCAAGCCGGACAAGGGCACGCGGCATGTGCTGTGGGTCATCCGCGAATTGCTGGCGCTGGAGCCGCAAGGCCGCGGGACGGACCTCGCGGGAGCGCTGGATTACATGAATCGCGTGTTGCGCCGGCGAAGCGTCGTGTTCGTGGTAAGCGACTTTCTTGCAGGGCCGTTTGAGAAGCCCTTGCGTGCGGCGCGGCGGCGTCACGATGTCATCTCCATCGCCGTCAGCGATGAGCGCGAGCGCGAATGGCCCAAGACGCGATTCGTGGAGCTGGTCGACAGCGAGACGGGACAGTGGGTCACAGTGGACGCGTCGAGCCGGTCGTTTCGCGAAGAGATTCGACGACGCGCCGAAACGGCCATTGCGGCACGACGAGAGTTGTTCAAGCGGATGCGCGCCGACTGCATCGAATTACAGACCGGCCAGTCCATCGCCGAACCGTTGACGCGATTCTTTCGAGCACGGGAGGCGCGGCTGTGAAGAGACGGCGACGCGAATTCGTTCTTGCGATGGTGGCCGCCGTCGTGCTGGAGTTTGTCGGCGATGCGGCGATGCTGCGCGGCGTTTCTTCGTCCCATGCCAACGAGCCGGTTTCGTCCCAACCCGCCCCGCAGCCGATTCGGCGCGAGAAGAGGGAAGGCCCTGTGCTGTTGCGCGTCGAACTGGATCGAGACCGGACGGATCTTCTGACTTCGATTCGGCTCACCATAAGCGTAGATGCCGAGCGCGGCGTGAAGATCTCCATGCCCGAGGCGAAGGGCGTGCTGGGCGACTTCGTGGTGAAGCAGTCGGGGGACATCCAGCGAACTGAAACGGCCGACGGCGTGCGCGCGGTTGTGGAGCAAGTGCTGGAACCGGTCGTGCCGGGCACCGCCGTCACGGGACCGATCTCGGTTGAATACGAGGATGCCCGCGAACGGCTGGACGGCTCGACGGGCAAGTCGCGCGGCACGGCAACGATAGACCCGATCGCAGTGATTGTCGAAGGGCAATTGGCCGACGCGAAGGGGCCGGTGTCGTTGGCGTGGGCGGGGTTGCCACCGATCTGGTGGTGGGTCATCGGTGTGATTGTGGGGACAGCGGCCGTGGCGCTGGCGGCGCGGCGTTTTGCGCGACGGCGCGGTCCGCAAGCGATTGTCACCGAGCGCGAGGAGCGAATCGTGCCCGCGCATATCTGGGCACTGGGTGAGTTGGATCGCCTGATCGCGGAGCGGCTGGTGCCGCGTGGCTTGGTGCAGGAGTTTTACTACCGAATCAACGCGCTGCTGCGGGAGTACATTGAGCGTCGCTTCGGCATCACGGCGGGCGAGCAGACCAGCGAGGAGTTCATCCGCTCGCTGCGTGATTCGAAATATCTCCAGGCCGTTCACAAGACCGTGCTTCAGCAATTCGTGGACGCGTGCGACCCGGTGAAATACGCGCGGCACACGCCCGGTGACGCCGACGTGAAATGGGTGGAAGACACGGCACGACGGGTTATTGTCGAAACGGCCGATGTGGGCGGGAACGGCGAGCTACTCAAAGCCCCCGTGGCGGCGCAGGCTGCTATCCCTCGGCATGGATCACGGAGGGCCGGGCCGTGATTCAACTGGCAAACTCGTGGCTCTTGGGCCTGGCGCTGTTCGTGCCGGTGGTCTGGTGGGCGTACCGTCGGCGCCGGGGTCGCGCGATGGTGCAATTCTCCGACGTGTCGGTGCTCGTGCAGGCGGGGGCTGCGCGGCGCGCACGCTGGCGCGCGACGTTGCCGTTGCTTCGCACGCTGACGGTGCTGTTGCTGGTGTTGTCGGTGGCACGACCGCAAAAAGCGGATGAGCAAACGCGCGTTCAGACGGAAGGCATCGCGATCCAACTGGTGGTTGATCGGTCGGGAAGCATGCGCGAGCCGTTTGGTGAGCGAAACGGACGGCGCATCTCGCGTTTAGAGGTCGTGAAGGACGTGGTGCGGGAGTTCGTTGAGGGAAACAAGACGGGACTGGCCGGTCGGCGCGATGATCTGATCGGCCTGATTGTTTTTGCGCGCTATCCTGACACGGAATGCCCGCTGACGCGCGATCATCAGCATGTCATTCGGGCCTTGGGCGAAGTGCAGCCGCCCGCCACGCGCGACGAGGACGGCACGGCCATCGGCGACGCGCTGCTGCTGGCGGTCGAGCGGATCCGCAACATAGAGCGGCGGTTTCAGAAATCGGACGATTACAAAGTCAAGAGCCGGGTGATTGTGCTGCTGACCGACGGCGAACAGAACGCCGGCAAATATGAGCCGGAAAAGGCGGCGCAAGCGGCGGCGGCGCTCGGCGTAAAGGTGTACACGATCGGCGCCATGGCCGATTACGTCGAACAACAAAGCCTGTTCGGGCAGACGATGCGGATTCCGGTCCAGATCAACGACGAGCCTCTGAAGAAGGTGGCGGAGCTGACCGGTGGCCGGTATTTCCGTGCTCGAGATGAACAAGCCCTGGCGCAGGTGTATGCCGAGATAGACAAATTGGAGCGTAGCGCGATCGACGAGACCCGGTATTACCTGATGACGGAACTGTCGTACAACTGGCTGACGTGGGGCACCTTGCAGTTGCCGCCGCCGCTGTTGCTGGCGATGGTGTTGCTGGCTCTGGAAGTCGTTCTGGCGCAGACACGCCTGCGCACGATCCCCTGAATCGCGAATCACTCGACATGGATGATTTCAAACTGGACAACGTCAGGCAATTGCAGTGGCTGCTGCTCGTTGGCGTCTGCGCCGCGGTGTTCGCGTATGGCATTGCGATGAAAACGGCATCGCTGCGGGCGTTTGTCTCCGCGCGGCTCGCGCCGGTGCTGGCGCCGCACGTAAGCCAATCGCGGCAGATCGTTCGCGCGGGGATGGTGCTTGGAGCGATGATTCTAATGATCGTGGGGCTGACGGGCCCGCGCTGGGGAACTTACTATGACGACGTTCAGCAGCGCCGGCTGGATCTGGTGATTTGTCTTGATGTGTCGCGCAGCATGTTGGCCGAAGACGCCGGCATGTCGCGATTGGATCGAGCCAAGGACGACATTCGCCGGTTGATGGATCAGATCGGCGGCGGGATGGTCGGCCTCGTCGCGTTCGCCGGCCGTGCGGAGCTGGTCTGTCCGTTGACGGACGATTACGAATACTACCGTTTGGCGCTGGACGACGTGGGGATCCACAGCGTCTCCGTCGGCGGGACGAACATCGGCGAGGCGATTCGCGCGGCGGTTAAGACATTCGGAGATTCGTCGCCGCGGCAGCGCGCGATCATCTTGATGACCGACGGCGAAGATCACGGCGAACTGGCCGTCGTCGAGGCGAAGCGCGCGCGCGAGGCGGGTATCGCGGTCCATGCCGTGGGAATCGGCGACGACGACAAGGGGGCCTTGATCCCCATCGACCGCAACGGTCAGCGGACCTATCTCAAGTATGAAGACGAGCAGGTTTGGTCGAAGCTGAATCCGGTGCGGTTGAAGGAGATCGTCGCGGCGGGCGGCGGCGAATATCAGCCAAGCCGTCAGGTAACACCTCGCCAGCGCACGCTGGAATGGCTTTACACGGAGCGGCTCGCGCCGAAAGAGGAACGAACGAACGAAGACCGCAAAGTGGCCCGTCAATATGCACGATCGCACTGGTTCTCGGCGCTGGCGCTGGCGCTGTTGCTGATGGAGTGCGTGGTGTCCGAGCGGCGAGGCGGAGCGAGCCGGCGTAACGCGAAAGCCGAAGGGGCACGGGAATGACTCATCAACGATCGGTTGTTCGAAATCGCCGTTGCATCGCATGCCGCGCTGCCGTGCTGGTCGTGATGGTGCTGGCCGGATTCCAATCCAGCGTCGAAGCAGACGAAGCCGCGCGGAAGGCGTACGACGCCGTGAAAGAGGGGAACCAGCTGCTCGCCGAGGAGAAATTTGTTGAGGCGTTGAAGGCATACGACAGGGCAGCCGCGCTCTCGCCGGATTCGCCGCAGGTGGCCTACAACCGCGGATTGGCGCTGTATCGCCTCGGCAAATTCGAAGCCGCGCGCAAGGCGTTTCAGGATGCAATCAAGCCGAGCCACCCCGAGATCGAGGCGCGAGCCAAATACAACCTCGGGCGCACGGCCCATGCCGAAGCGATGGAACATGCGAGCGAGCCGAAGCAGGCGATTGAGGATCTCTCGCGCGCGATCAATTTCTATCAGGACGCCCTGCGACTTGATCCCAAACAAACCGATCCCGACGCCCAGAAAAACCTTTCGCTGGCCGAGCGCCTCCGCGCGTACTTCCAGAAACGCCTCGAGCAGCAGCAGCCTCCGCAACCGCAGCCATCGTCCCAACCTTCCAGCCAGCCGCAGGATCCGCAACCGCAGCCGACAACGTCGCGTTCGCAGACCAGCCAGCCCGCATCGCAGCCGACGTCGGGAAAGTCAGAATCAGCGGACGAACCTGAAAAAAACGAGCAGGAATCGCAGGAAGGAAGCGAGGGGCAGGAGCAGAATCAGGATGGGGAGCAGGACGATTCAGAGTCGCAGAAGGGTAGCGATCAGAAAGAATCAGAGTCCCAGAAGCAGCCTAGCGCGGATAGGCAAGACGGTTCCGATCAGGCATCGGGTCAGCAGGACGAAACGCAGAAGGAGCAGAAGTCGTCGGCCAATCCGGAGCAGAAGACGGACCGCGACGATAGACTACGCGAGGAAGAGATTCAGCCGATGCTTCAAGAGGCGCGCGACGCGGAAAAGGCACGACGCGAGGCGCGGCGGATGAAGATGATGCGCCAGCGCGGGCGCACGGCGGTTCCCAAGGATTGGTGATGCGGCGATCAGCTTTCTTCATCAGAATGTTCGCGCTGATCACAGCGATTCCCGCCGCGTGGGGGACGACGCCGGTCCGCGCGCAGGAAATCAGCGCGAGCATCAACACGACGCAGGCGCTGATGGGGGAGACGCTGATTGTTCAGGTGCAGGTCAAGAACCCCAAGCAGGCCTCCGCTCCCGAAGCGCCGAAGACGGACGACTTCGAAATTCAAATGTCCGGCGCCGGGCCGCAGCAATCCAGCTCCACTTATATCATCAACAACAAACGATGGACCGATGTGACGTACACCTACACCTTCACCGCACGGCCAAAACGGGCGGGCCGGCTGGTGTTGCCGCCGTTTCGCTTTCGCGAGGGTGGGGCGGTCTTCGCGACCGAACCGATCACGGTACAGGTCAGCCGGCACATCGGCGGTGAGTTGTTGCTGGCGGAAGTGCAGTCGCGTCTGACGCGTGCCTACGTCGGCCAGCCGGTCGACCTGACGCTGGAGGTGTGGGTCAAGCAATACGAGCGGGACGGATTTCGCCTCGACGTGAGCGACATGTGGACGCTGCTGATGCGCAATCAGCAGCTCAACTCGCTCGGCGTGTTCGAGAAAGTAGCAACGCCCAAATGGAAGCCCGGCCAGCGCACCGACGAAGCCGGCAAGACGCACGAGTACTTCGTGTACCTGCTGGAGACAACGGTCTACCCAGAGCGGCCCGGGCCGTTCGACTTCGGCAGCATCGCGCTGGGGATGAATTATCCCATCACATTGCGGCGCGATGTCTTCGGGCGAATCTCCATCGATCGCGATCGCGTGGTGCAGGTGACGGCAAAGACGCCGAGCCTGGAAATCCTCCCGGTCCCAACTCAAGGTCGGCCCGCGGACTTCAACGGGGCCATCGGCCGATTCACCGTCACGGCGACGGCCAAACCAACGGAAGTAGCCGTCGGCGATCCGATCACGTTGACCTTGGCAATCCGCGGCAGCGGCACGCCATTGGAACGACTGAGTGCGCCAAAATTGGCAAACGTCAGTGAATTGACGAAGGACTTCGACGTGCCCCTGGAGTCCCCCGCTGGTGAAGTCGAAGGCGATCGCAAGCTGTTCTCCGTCACCCTTCGCCCGCTGCGCGAAGACGTGACGCAGATTCCGTCGCTCCCGTTGAGCTACTTCGACCCGGACACCGAGAAGTTCGCCACGGCAAGAACCAAGGCACTCCCCATCCGCGTCAAGCCCGCCGAAAAGCTCGCGCTGCCGACGCAGCTCGGCTCACCCGGCGACGCGCGCCCCATGATCGCCCAGCCGACCGAGGCCACCGAAGGTCTGATCGCCAATTTCACCAATCCAGCCGATGTCCTTGTAAACCAGAGCCTCTCCGTCGGACCGGCAGGATGGAGTCTTCTAACGGCATGTCCTCTTGCATACGTGGCGGCATGGCTGGCGACGCGCCGCTTACGGCGTCTGGCGAGCGACGACAAAGTTCGGCGCTCATCCCAAGCGTATGGTACGGCCAAACGCAGACTGGCGTCAGGTGCGAACGACGACCCGGCCTCGCTGCGAACGGCTTTGTCGGCTTACATTGCCGACAAGTTCAGAAGCGATGGCACGGGCCTGACCCGCGCCGAGGCGGTGGCGTTGCTTCGGGCGCGCGGCGTCAAAGACGAGCTTGTCTCGGAGGTGGATCGACTGTTGGAAGCCCTCGAAACGGCGGAGTACGGCGGTGGACTGGCGGCACAGGACGCCAAGGACATCGGGCCCATGCGGGTTCGCGCGATCATTGATACGTTGGAAACGGTACGCGTGCGATGAAGCGATTGAGCTTGGTAATTGTGGCCGTTCTGATGAGCGTGTTGCCCGCGCGGGCGCCGGCGCAAGCACGGACGTCGCCGCCGGAGACTCCCGTTGAACGCGCCGCCCTGACCAACGAGAGCCTTTTCGAAGCAGCCCTGCGAAGCTACGAACAGGGCATCGCGCAAGGCGGCGGCACCAATCCGCAATCGCGCCGGCTTCTCGAAGAGGCTCTCGAAGGATTCGTGGAGTTGACGCGCCGCGGCATTCGCAACGGCCGGCTCTACTTCAACATCGGCAACGCGCACATGCAGTTGGGCGAGCTGGGCGAGGCGATTCTCAACTACCGAATTGCGCTGCAATTGGCCCGCGGCGAACCGGCGATCCTTCACAACCTCGATGCCGCTCGCAAACTGCGCCGCATGACGTTTGCCCGGCCGACCGTCAGCGTCGTGCGCGACACGCTTTTCGCCTGGCACGATCACACGTCTCCCGCTTCACGCCTGCGCGTCGCCCTGGGAGCCTACGGCTGCTTCTGGCTGTTGCTGCTGATTGGTTTGCGCACAGGGCGGCGACCTGCGCTGGTCTGGTCCTGCCTCTTCACGGGCCTCATCGCGCTGGCCGCCGGCGGCAGCGTGGCCTACGAACAGATCACCACCGCGCAAGGCCGCGAAGGCGTCATCATGCAATCGGAAGTCGTGCTGCGCAAGGGAAACGGCCAGTACTACGATCCCGCGCTCATCCAGCCGCTTCCGGAGGGCGTGGAATTTCGCGTGTTAGCGTCGCGTGAAGATGTATCCGGCGCGACGTGGTACCAGATTGAACTGCCGGACGGCAAGGAGGGCTGGCTCCCGGCCGATGCGGTTCGCCTGATTGGACTCGATTCACCGAGCGGGTAGGATGTATCGGAGACGCACGCGAACGCGCGTGTTCCGCATTCGCCGTGCCCGGCACGGAAGCGGTGGGGCGATTGATTTGAGGATTTCCCATGGCCACGCAGCCAGCAAGCAAACCATCCGGGCCGCTTTCCGGTGTGCTGGGGTTGATTGTCTTCATCGTACTTCTCGGGACGGCCGGATTCTTGAGCTATCGCACGCTGACCTCGGCCGAGCCGGCCGCGCCCCGATCCATCGACCGCGATTTTGTCTGCTCCGAGACAGGCAAACATTTTCGATATGCCTTGCAGATAGGGGAGTCGTGGCCGATCCCGTCGCCTTTTTCAAAAAAGCAAACAGGCTATCCCGCCGAACGCTGCTACTGGACGCGCGAGGGAAAGCGCAAGTCCGAACCCACCTACATCATTCTCAACGAGATGTTGAACAAACCCGGCGACACCATCTGTCCCGACTGTGGCCGAATCGTGATTGGCCACAACCCCGAGCCGCCCATGAGCGTGCCGCTCGCCGATGCGCCAACGTCGCAGTCAGCGCCCCCAACCGCCGCGTCGCCGGCGTCGCAAACGGCCCCGGTCGGTTCCCAACCCGCCAAGCCTTGACTCAAGACCGGGCTTATGCATCGCAATACATGGTGAATTGCACGGCGCACCGCCTGTGCTCGACGCCGATGGGGGATTGTCCCTACACTTTCCCTCCGCGCGGTGTGTTGATCGCAGCATGATGAATCGCCGAAGGCGGGAGGAGTGGCTCGGCGGGGAGCGCGGCGATTACCACGAAGGAGCTTGCAGCACCAATGGAATTCTGGCTGTGGGGTGGATTTGTCGCGTTCGTACTCATTATGCTCGCCCTGGACTTGGGTGTGCTGAATCGCAAGGCCCATGTTGTCAACACGCGGGAGGCGCTGATCTGGGCGGGGTTCTGTGTCTTTCTCGCGCTGATGTTCAATGTCTTTCTGTACTTCGCCTACGACCGCAACTGGTTCGACATCGCCACGCGCGGCGGCACGCTCTCGGGCAAGGCGGCCGCGATGCAGTTCTTCACCGGATGGCTGATCGAACAATCGTTGAGCCTCGACAACATTTTTGTCATCGCGCTGATTTTTCAATACTTCTCGGTGCCGCGCATTCACCAGCACCGCACGCTCTTCTGGGGCATCATCGGCGCGCTCGCCATGCGCATGGCGATGATCCTCGCCGGGGCGGCGCTCATCCAGCGATTCACCTGGACCATCTATGTGTTCGGGGTTCTGCTATTATATACAGCTGTAAAGATGTACCGCTCGCAGGACGAGGCCGTCGAGCCGAATCGCAACCCGCTGGTGAAGCTGGCGCGAAAGCTGTACCCCGTCACGGACGAATTCCACGGCGAGAAGTTCTTCGTACGCGTGGATGGCCGCCGGGCGATCACGCCGCTCTTTCTCGTCCTGCTGGTGATTGAGAGCACCGACCTGCTGTTCGCGGTGGATTCCATCCCGGCGATCTTCGCGATCACCAAGGACCCCTTCATTGTGTTCACGTCCAATGTTTTCGCGATTCTGAACCTGCGGTCGCTCTATTTCGTATTAGCCAGTATGCTGGAGAAGTTCAAGTATCTCAAGCCGAGTCTTGTCTTCGTGCTGGCATACGTCGGCGTCAAGATGCTGGTGTCGCATCACTATCACATTCCGACGGCGTTCTCGCTGGCCGTCATCATCGGCATCCTCGCGGTCGGCATCCTCGCGTCGGTGATCAGCAGCCAGCGCGAGAAGAGCCGGAGCGCCTGATATGCTATTCAAGACCGCCAGACGACTGGTCATCATCATCGTCGGCTTCACGGTCGTGTTGATCGGCATAGCGCTGATCGTCCTGCCGGGGCCGGCGTTCCTGGTGATTCCCGCGGGCCTGGCGATTCTGGGTACGGAGTTTCTCTGGGCGAAACGGTTGATGAACCGCATCAAGCGCAAGACCGGGGCCGTGCTGGGGAAGTTCGAGACCGTTGTCTTCTGCCCGAACTGCGAGGCCGATCTGGTTGGCAAGCAACTCAAACCCGGCCATGTCTGCCCGGAATGCGACGCGCCGATATCGTCCGATACGGCTGACCGGGCCAATGCCGAGCAGGCCCGTCGAACGTCAAAGAACTGAATCGTCTTCTCGCTTCTGCGCGGCCGGGGCGGCGGCGGGGGAGGGGCGCCAGGCTCGCAATACTTCGTCCGGAATAGGAAATCGGTAGGCTTCGGGCTGCTCCACCCAGGGCGGCAGGGCGGGGCGGGGCAGGGGGTGATCTTCCAGCCGATGCTTCAACGTGCTGGCGCGGCGTCGGCCGGGGTAGGACTTGTGCGCCCAAAGCCTCCAGCACATGTCGATGACTTCATCGCGCAGCCTGACGACATCACGATTGCGACAGCAGTCAAAATAAACCCTCCCCGATCCGCATGGACACGGCGCTTCCGGTGCGATCCGCCCCAGGCGGAGATAGTGCTCGGCCAGAATCCGGTCGCGCTGCCGGACCCGCGCGGCCCGATTGACCAGCATGAGGCCAACCATCGCCGCTGTGCCGAACGCAACAAGCATCAGAACCAGGAACAGCGCTGGCATTGCATCGTCTGATGCCACGAATCATTCTCCTGCCGAGCGCCACGCCGCTCCGCGTCACTCTCGCGCGGGCCACGGGTACGCGACGACGCTGCGATGGCCGTCGCGATCCACGGCGCGAATGCCGAAGACGTAGTGGTCTTTGGATAGTTCGTGTGTGTAGCTTGAAACCAGACCGACCGGTCGAGACGCCTCCCACGTCGGAGCGCTGGTTCTGCGCCAGACCACTTCGTATCCGGCCAGGTCCGGCTCTTTGCCGAGATCCCATGCGAGCGTCGTCGTGTTTTCGAGTTTGGCCGTGATGACCCGCGCATTGGCGGGCGGCGCCGGCGCGAGGGCCAGCGATGCCAGCGCTGCGGCGTTTACACGAGCGACGCGCGTCAGGTAGGCGAAGTCCACGTGTTCCACGACATCGCCATACGAGCGGCCGCCCTCGGTGCGCACGTTCTGATGCTGCCGGTCGTAGTTTTCCTGCATCTCGGTGATGCGGATCGCCGGGTATCCCTGTTCGCTGAAGGCCGTGTGATCGCCGCCGCGAAGGAAGCGATCTTTGCGATACACCAGCATCGTCTCGAATGCGGGCATGTAACGGCACGCGGTCTCTTCGAAATATCGCGCCAGCTGTCGCGCG from the Planctomycetia bacterium genome contains:
- a CDS encoding TerC family protein — translated: MEFWLWGGFVAFVLIMLALDLGVLNRKAHVVNTREALIWAGFCVFLALMFNVFLYFAYDRNWFDIATRGGTLSGKAAAMQFFTGWLIEQSLSLDNIFVIALIFQYFSVPRIHQHRTLFWGIIGALAMRMAMILAGAALIQRFTWTIYVFGVLLLYTAVKMYRSQDEAVEPNRNPLVKLARKLYPVTDEFHGEKFFVRVDGRRAITPLFLVLLVIESTDLLFAVDSIPAIFAITKDPFIVFTSNVFAILNLRSLYFVLASMLEKFKYLKPSLVFVLAYVGVKMLVSHHYHIPTAFSLAVIIGILAVGILASVISSQREKSRSA
- a CDS encoding SEC-C domain-containing protein, with amino-acid sequence MASDDAMPALFLVLMLVAFGTAAMVGLMLVNRAARVRQRDRILAEHYLRLGRIAPEAPCPCGSGRVYFDCCRNRDVVRLRDEVIDMCWRLWAHKSYPGRRRASTLKHRLEDHPLPRPALPPWVEQPEAYRFPIPDEVLRAWRPSPAAAPAAQKREDDSVL